From the genome of Pseudomonas sihuiensis:
CGCTTCGCTGTGCGGGTAGCCGGCGTCCTCCAGGGCGTGAAACAGAATGCGCCGGCGCAGCTCGCTGAGGCGATGCTTGAGCATCGGCTCGGCGTCGAGCAGACGGCTGCGGACCGCCCACAGATGCTCGACCGGCACTGCCCCCAAGCGCGGCGCATGCAGGGCCAGCCAATTGCGCAGGGCGGCTTCGGCATCCTGCATCACCGGAGTGACGTCCCACAGGGTGTCGTCGAGGTCGAAGGTGATCAGTTCAATGCTCATTCGGAACCGCCTTTGCGCTTGGCACGTGGATGGGCCTGGTCGTAGACACTGGCCAGGTGCTGGAAGTCCAGGTGGGTGTAGATCTGCGTGGTGGCGATATCGGCATGACCGAGCAGCTCCTGTACCGCGCGCAGATCCTGTGAGGATTCCAGCATATGACTGGCGAAGCTGTGGCGCAGCATGTGTGGATGCAGGTGCTGGCCCAGTTCGCGCACGCCGGCCTGGCGCACGCGCAGTTGCACCGCGCGTGGCCCCAGGCGACGGCCCTGCTGGCTGATGAACACGGCACCGTCGCCAGGGTTGGCCAGCTTGCGCAGTGGCAGCCAGTGTTCCAGTGCCTGTCGCGCCATGCTGCCGACCGGCAGTTCGCGCACCTTGTTGCCCTTGCCGCGCACACGTACCAGACCGGCAGGCAGGTCCAGGCCGTCTAGATCGAGTCCGACCAGCTCGGACAGGCGCAGGCCTGAGGAATAGAACAGTTCGAGCATGGCCTGATCGCGGCGGGCGATGAAGTCGTCCTCCACCGCGCCGTCGAGCAGTTGCGCGCTGCGGTCGGCGTCCAGGGTGCGGGGAAGGCGGCGCTCGCGTTTTGGCGGGCTCAGGCCGGTCGCCGGATCGTGACGGCACAGGCCTTCACGCAACAGATATTGATAGAGGCCGCGGGTGGCCGAGAGCAGGCGCGCCAGGCTGCGGCTTGCCAGGCCCTGCTGATGCAGGCGGGCGACCAGGCGGCGCAGGTTGCGTGTGTCCAGCCCGGCCCAGTCGCTCAGGCCTTCGGCTTCGCAGAATGCCCGTACCTTGCTGAGGTCGCGCCGATAGCCGTCGAGGGTATGCGTCGACACCTGGCGCTCGCGGCGCAGGTGTTCGATGTACGCGTCGAGGTGGGCTTCAAGTGTCACGTGCCGGGTTCCGAACGGGCCAATGGTGGATGAGCTTCGCGTCATCCACCCTACACGACCTAGCGTACCGAACGTAGCGGCGTGGAGAAACCGGGCACGACACGTGCCAGTACTTCGGCGATGTAGCCGAGGAACAAGGTACCGAGCGAACTCTTGTAGTGCTGAGGGTCGGCGCTGCCGATGGCGAGAATGCCATGCAGGCCCTGATGGTTGAGGCTGACCACGGCGGCGGAGCCGACTTGCGCCGCGTCTTCCTTGCCGAAGAGAAACTCCAGCTCGTGCGGGCGCAATACGCCGCAGATGGTCTTGCCACCGCTGAGCAGGCCGCCAACCTGTTGATGCGCTTCGGCCGAGCTGACCGAGCGGCCGACCGGCAGCTTGTTGTCGCTGAACAGGATCAAGCCGACGAAGGGCACCTGGAATTCATGGCGCAGGCTGTCTTCGACCACACCGACCACTTCCTCGAGACTGCCGGCATCGAGCAGATCCAGCACCAGGCGGCGGGTCTTGTCGAACAGGCGGTCGTTGTCGCGTGCGACGTCCATCAACTGGCCAAGGCGGTGGCGCATCTCGATGTTGCGCTCGCGCAGCAGCTTGACCTGGCGTTCTACCAGCGACACGGCGTTGCCGGGCTGGTGCGGAATACGCAACTCGGGGATCAGTTCTTCATGGTCGATGAAGAACTCCGGGTGCAGGCGCAGATAGGCCGCGACCGTTTCCGAATCGAGCGGTTTGGGCGAATCCTGCTGGTCGGTCATAGGCGAACCTGTCCTTCGTATACGCGGGCAGCGGGCCCGGTCATCATAACCGGCTGACCCTCGCCTGCCCATTCGATGGACAGTTTGCCGCCTGGCAGTTCCAGTTGCACGGGCGAATCCATCCAGCCCTGGCGAATGGCCGCGACGGCCGCGGCGCAGGCGCCGGTGCCGCAG
Proteins encoded in this window:
- the xerC gene encoding tyrosine recombinase XerC → MTRSSSTIGPFGTRHVTLEAHLDAYIEHLRRERQVSTHTLDGYRRDLSKVRAFCEAEGLSDWAGLDTRNLRRLVARLHQQGLASRSLARLLSATRGLYQYLLREGLCRHDPATGLSPPKRERRLPRTLDADRSAQLLDGAVEDDFIARRDQAMLELFYSSGLRLSELVGLDLDGLDLPAGLVRVRGKGNKVRELPVGSMARQALEHWLPLRKLANPGDGAVFISQQGRRLGPRAVQLRVRQAGVRELGQHLHPHMLRHSFASHMLESSQDLRAVQELLGHADIATTQIYTHLDFQHLASVYDQAHPRAKRKGGSE
- a CDS encoding DUF484 family protein, encoding MTDQQDSPKPLDSETVAAYLRLHPEFFIDHEELIPELRIPHQPGNAVSLVERQVKLLRERNIEMRHRLGQLMDVARDNDRLFDKTRRLVLDLLDAGSLEEVVGVVEDSLRHEFQVPFVGLILFSDNKLPVGRSVSSAEAHQQVGGLLSGGKTICGVLRPHELEFLFGKEDAAQVGSAAVVSLNHQGLHGILAIGSADPQHYKSSLGTLFLGYIAEVLARVVPGFSTPLRSVR